A genome region from Geodermatophilus bullaregiensis includes the following:
- a CDS encoding VOC family protein, producing MLSSRVLLRAADPARSQAFYRDVLGLAVYREFGPPEHPGVVFFLGNGLLEVSGPGEEPPRGMALWVQVRDVAAEVERLRTAGVPVLRGPQVEPWGLVESWLADPDGVRIVLVEVPADHPLRRDRRPPG from the coding sequence GTGCTCAGCAGCCGGGTCCTGCTCCGGGCGGCCGACCCCGCGCGGTCGCAGGCCTTCTACCGCGACGTGCTCGGGCTGGCGGTGTACCGCGAGTTCGGGCCGCCCGAGCACCCCGGCGTGGTCTTCTTCCTCGGCAACGGCCTGCTCGAGGTGTCCGGCCCGGGCGAGGAGCCGCCGCGCGGGATGGCGCTGTGGGTGCAGGTCCGCGACGTCGCCGCCGAGGTCGAGCGGCTGCGGACGGCCGGCGTGCCGGTGCTCCGCGGGCCGCAGGTCGAGCCGTGGGGCCTGGTCGAGTCCTGGCTGGCCGACCCGGACGGCGTGCGGATCGTGCTGGTCGAGGTGCCCGCGGACCACCCGCTGCGCCGCGACCGGCGCCCGCCGGGCTAG
- a CDS encoding DUF4177 domain-containing protein, with protein MAQRYEYRVVELREGLIGGKMSGDKLEKVLNEHAREGWQLKAITSVEVKGRIGPGGVEGVLVTLERPTS; from the coding sequence GTGGCGCAGCGGTACGAGTACCGGGTGGTCGAGCTCCGCGAGGGGCTGATCGGCGGGAAGATGTCGGGTGACAAGCTGGAGAAGGTGCTCAACGAGCACGCCCGCGAGGGGTGGCAGCTCAAGGCGATCACCTCCGTCGAGGTGAAGGGCCGGATCGGCCCGGGCGGCGTCGAGGGCGTGCTGGTCACCCTGGAGCGCCCCACCTCCTGA
- a CDS encoding pentapeptide repeat-containing protein, giving the protein MPDTADARARLRADCARCTGLCCVAPAFAASADFAIDKPAGHACPHLHADALCGIHAELRERGFPGCTVFDCFGAGQQTVQVTFAGGPDWRDSPEAAAPVFAAFGVQRQLHELLWYLTEALALSEAAPLHRELTAARDRTEALTAAPAGELAAVDTAALRQEAGALLLSVSELARAGVRPRGNGRRRADRRGADLVGADLRRTDLRGVGLRGAYLIGADLRGADLYRTDLLGADLRATDLRGADLSGALFLTRPQVAAARGDAATALPPGLEHPPHWAPR; this is encoded by the coding sequence GTGCCCGACACCGCCGACGCCCGGGCGCGGCTGCGCGCGGACTGCGCCCGCTGCACGGGGCTGTGCTGCGTGGCGCCGGCCTTCGCGGCGTCGGCCGACTTCGCGATCGACAAGCCGGCCGGGCACGCCTGCCCGCACCTGCACGCCGACGCGCTCTGCGGCATCCACGCCGAGCTGCGCGAGCGCGGCTTCCCCGGCTGCACGGTGTTCGACTGCTTCGGCGCCGGGCAGCAGACGGTACAGGTGACCTTCGCCGGCGGCCCGGACTGGCGGGACTCGCCGGAGGCCGCGGCGCCGGTGTTCGCGGCGTTCGGCGTGCAACGCCAGCTGCACGAGCTGCTGTGGTACCTCACCGAGGCGCTCGCCCTGAGCGAGGCCGCGCCGCTGCACCGGGAGCTGACGGCCGCCCGGGACCGCACCGAGGCGCTCACGGCCGCGCCGGCCGGCGAGCTCGCCGCCGTCGACACGGCCGCCCTGCGGCAGGAGGCCGGCGCGCTGCTGCTGTCGGTCAGCGAGCTGGCGCGGGCCGGCGTCCGCCCGCGGGGGAACGGCCGGCGCCGGGCCGACCGCCGCGGCGCCGACCTGGTCGGCGCCGACCTGCGCCGCACCGACCTGCGGGGGGTCGGCCTGCGCGGCGCCTACCTGATCGGCGCCGACCTGCGGGGCGCGGACCTGTACCGCACCGACCTGCTGGGCGCCGACCTGCGGGCCACGGACCTGCGCGGCGCCGACCTCTCCGGCGCGCTGTTCCTCACCCGCCCGCAGGTCGCCGCCGCCCGCGGGGACGCCGCGACCGCGCTGCCGCCCGGGCTGGAGCACCCGCCGCACTGGGCACCGCGGTGA
- a CDS encoding DUF4334 domain-containing protein gives MTAEDAVRELDSRRGGATPAAVLALADRLPGVGVAGLVGRWRGTELPTGSPLDGLLTAYRWWGKEVVDAETVHPLLFPDRAGRPRPVQPALAPLTVLRRAPGLVRSRPARLAFAVARPLLTTRRPAARVRTVEHRGVLTAALVYDRLPVVDVFRQVTPDRLLGLMDARGLPGPYAFVLERERS, from the coding sequence GTGACCGCCGAGGACGCCGTCCGGGAGCTCGACTCCCGTCGCGGCGGCGCCACCCCGGCCGCCGTCCTCGCCCTCGCCGACCGGCTCCCCGGCGTCGGCGTGGCCGGCCTCGTCGGCCGGTGGCGGGGCACCGAGCTGCCCACCGGCTCGCCGCTGGACGGGCTGCTGACGGCGTACCGCTGGTGGGGCAAGGAGGTCGTCGACGCCGAGACGGTGCACCCGCTGCTGTTCCCCGACCGGGCCGGGCGGCCACGGCCGGTGCAGCCGGCCCTCGCGCCGCTGACGGTGCTGCGCCGTGCCCCGGGCCTGGTGCGCAGCCGGCCGGCCCGGCTGGCGTTCGCGGTGGCGCGGCCGCTGCTGACCACCCGCCGTCCGGCGGCCCGGGTGCGCACGGTCGAGCACCGCGGCGTGCTCACCGCGGCGCTGGTCTACGACCGGCTGCCCGTCGTCGACGTGTTCCGCCAGGTGACCCCGGACCGGCTGCTCGGGCTCATGGACGCGCGCGGCCTGCCCGGCCCCTACGCCTTCGTGCTGGAGCGGGAGCGCTCCTAG
- the pntB gene encoding Re/Si-specific NAD(P)(+) transhydrogenase subunit beta, giving the protein MSATTAASAAYIVAGLLFVLSLAGLSRHETAKAGNAYGMAGMALALVATIGLAARDGDALTVGLIVVAMVLGAAIGIWRARIVEMTGMPELIALLHSFVGLAAVLVGWNGYLSVEGAPAGEGEDLGLPVGIHSAEVAIGVFIGAVTFTGSVVAFLKLSGRIRSNPLVLPGKNALNLGALVLFAALTVVFVVSPGLAVLSGLTVLALALGWHLVASIGGGDMPVVVSMLNSYSGWAAAASGFLLDNDLLIITGALVGSSGAYLSYIMCQAMNRSFLSVIAGGFGNEGSTAASGEADGEHTEVTAEEVAQLLRDADSVVITPGYGMAVAHAQSAVAELTRILTDKGVEVRFGIHPVAGRLPGHMNVLLAEAKVPYDVVLEMDEINDDLAKTDVVLVIGANDTVNPAAAEDPASPIAGMPVLHVWEAEHVVVFKRSMSTGYAGVQNPLFFRSNTRMLFGDARERVEDILRAL; this is encoded by the coding sequence ATGAGCGCGACCACCGCCGCGTCGGCGGCCTACATCGTCGCCGGGCTGCTGTTCGTCCTGAGCCTGGCCGGGCTGTCCCGGCACGAGACGGCCAAGGCCGGCAACGCCTACGGCATGGCCGGCATGGCCCTGGCGCTGGTCGCCACCATCGGGCTGGCCGCCCGCGACGGCGACGCGCTGACCGTCGGGCTCATCGTCGTCGCGATGGTGCTGGGCGCGGCCATCGGCATCTGGCGGGCACGGATCGTCGAGATGACCGGCATGCCCGAGCTCATCGCGCTGCTGCACAGCTTCGTCGGCCTGGCCGCGGTGCTGGTCGGCTGGAACGGCTACCTGTCGGTCGAGGGGGCACCGGCCGGTGAGGGCGAGGACCTCGGCCTGCCGGTCGGCATCCACTCCGCCGAGGTCGCCATCGGGGTCTTCATCGGCGCGGTGACCTTCACCGGCTCGGTCGTGGCGTTCCTCAAGCTGTCCGGCCGGATCAGGAGCAACCCGCTGGTGCTGCCGGGCAAGAACGCGCTCAACCTCGGCGCGCTGGTGCTCTTCGCGGCGCTGACCGTCGTGTTCGTCGTCTCGCCGGGCCTGGCGGTGCTGTCGGGGCTGACCGTGCTGGCGCTGGCCCTGGGCTGGCACCTGGTCGCCTCGATCGGCGGCGGCGACATGCCGGTCGTCGTCTCCATGCTCAACAGCTACTCGGGCTGGGCGGCCGCGGCGTCGGGCTTCCTGCTCGACAACGACCTGCTGATCATCACCGGCGCGCTCGTCGGCTCCTCGGGTGCCTACCTGAGCTACATCATGTGCCAGGCGATGAACCGCTCGTTCCTCTCCGTCATCGCCGGCGGGTTCGGCAACGAGGGCAGCACCGCGGCCAGCGGCGAGGCCGACGGCGAGCACACCGAGGTCACCGCCGAGGAGGTCGCGCAGCTGCTGCGCGACGCCGACAGCGTCGTCATCACGCCGGGCTACGGCATGGCCGTGGCGCACGCCCAGTCCGCCGTCGCCGAGCTCACCCGCATCCTCACCGACAAGGGCGTCGAGGTCCGCTTCGGCATCCACCCGGTCGCCGGCCGGCTGCCCGGGCACATGAACGTGCTGCTGGCCGAGGCCAAGGTCCCCTACGACGTCGTCCTGGAGATGGACGAGATCAACGACGACCTCGCCAAGACCGACGTCGTCCTGGTCATCGGCGCCAACGACACGGTCAACCCGGCCGCGGCCGAGGACCCGGCCAGCCCGATCGCCGGGATGCCCGTGCTGCACGTGTGGGAGGCCGAGCACGTCGTCGTCTTCAAGCGGTCGATGAGCACCGGCTACGCCGGCGTGCAGAACCCGCTGTTCTTCCGGTCCAACACCCGGATGCTCTTCGGCGACGCCCGCGAGCGGGTCGAGGACATCCTCCGGGCGCTGTAG
- a CDS encoding Re/Si-specific NAD(P)(+) transhydrogenase subunit alpha: protein MLIGVPAETRRNETRVAATPTSVGQLCALGYDVLVEAGAGAAADCPDEAYVAAGARIGSAAQAWGADVVLHVNAPTAAEIAALRADAVLVSLLAPALSPDLVDALVARGVTALAMDAVPRISRAQSLDVLSSMANIAGYRAVVEAAHAFGRFFTGQVTAAGKVPPAKVFVAGAGVAGLAAIGTASSLGAIVRATDVRPEVAEQVRSLGGEYVGVPADEEEQAAGGGTGYASVTSESFNARAAVMYAEQARDVDVVITTALIPGRPAPRLLTEEMVASMKPGSVVVDMAAAQGGNVAGSVADEVVVTGNGVTIIGYTDLPARLPAQASQLFATNLVNLLKLLTPGKDGQVVVDLDDVVIRGMTVARAGERLWPPPPVQVSAAPAPAATAPPPSPPARREPAGPGRRAAVVGLAAAVLFLLAAFSPDQLIGNLTVFALAVVVGFYVIGHVHHALHTPLMSVTNAISGIIVVGALLQLGHVSGVVTVLAFLAVLLASINVFGGFAVTRRMLGMFTRGATR from the coding sequence GTGCTCATCGGTGTGCCCGCCGAGACCCGGCGGAACGAGACGCGGGTCGCCGCGACCCCCACGAGCGTGGGCCAGCTCTGCGCCCTCGGCTACGACGTCCTCGTCGAGGCCGGTGCCGGGGCGGCGGCCGACTGCCCCGACGAGGCCTACGTCGCCGCCGGTGCGCGGATCGGCTCGGCGGCGCAGGCGTGGGGCGCCGACGTCGTCCTGCACGTCAACGCCCCCACCGCCGCGGAGATCGCCGCCCTGCGTGCGGACGCGGTGCTCGTGAGCCTGCTCGCCCCGGCGCTCTCGCCCGACCTGGTCGACGCGCTGGTGGCCCGCGGCGTGACCGCGCTGGCCATGGACGCCGTGCCGCGGATCTCCCGGGCGCAGTCGCTGGACGTGCTGAGCTCCATGGCCAACATCGCCGGCTACCGCGCCGTCGTCGAGGCCGCCCACGCCTTCGGCCGCTTCTTCACCGGCCAGGTCACCGCCGCGGGCAAGGTGCCGCCGGCCAAGGTCTTCGTCGCGGGCGCCGGCGTCGCGGGGCTGGCCGCCATCGGCACGGCCAGCAGCCTGGGCGCCATCGTGCGCGCCACCGACGTGCGCCCGGAGGTGGCCGAGCAGGTGCGCTCGCTGGGCGGGGAGTACGTGGGCGTGCCGGCCGACGAGGAGGAGCAGGCCGCCGGCGGCGGCACCGGGTACGCCTCGGTGACCAGCGAGAGCTTCAACGCCCGCGCCGCGGTCATGTACGCCGAGCAGGCCCGCGACGTCGACGTCGTCATCACCACCGCGCTGATCCCCGGCCGCCCGGCGCCCCGGCTGCTCACCGAGGAGATGGTGGCCAGCATGAAGCCCGGCTCGGTGGTGGTCGACATGGCCGCCGCGCAGGGCGGCAACGTCGCGGGCTCGGTCGCCGACGAGGTGGTCGTGACCGGGAACGGCGTCACGATCATCGGCTACACCGACCTGCCCGCCCGGCTGCCGGCGCAGGCCTCGCAGCTGTTCGCCACCAACCTGGTCAACCTGCTCAAGCTGCTCACCCCGGGTAAGGACGGGCAGGTGGTCGTCGACCTCGACGACGTCGTGATCCGGGGGATGACGGTGGCGCGGGCCGGCGAGCGGCTCTGGCCGCCGCCCCCGGTGCAGGTCTCGGCCGCGCCGGCCCCGGCGGCGACGGCGCCACCGCCGTCACCACCGGCGCGCAGGGAACCGGCCGGGCCGGGACGCCGGGCGGCGGTCGTGGGGCTGGCCGCCGCGGTGCTGTTCCTGCTGGCCGCCTTCTCCCCCGACCAGCTCATCGGCAACCTGACGGTGTTCGCCCTCGCCGTCGTGGTCGGCTTCTACGTCATCGGCCACGTGCACCACGCGCTGCACACCCCGCTGATGAGCGTCACCAACGCGATCTCCGGGATCATCGTGGTCGGCGCGCTGCTGCAGCTCGGCCACGTGAGCGGGGTGGTCACCGTGCTGGCCTTCCTGGCCGTGCTGCTGGCCAGCATCAACGTCTTCGGCGGCTTCGCCGTCACCCGCCGCATGCTCGGCATGTTCACCCGGGGGGCCACCCGATGA
- a CDS encoding acyl-CoA dehydrogenase family protein yields the protein MDFQYDSEQNDLREAVRGLLQRAYGDPEARRRTVATDPGFDEKTWARLAEMGVLGLPFAEDDGGMGAGPIEVGIVAEEIGRVLAPEPFVEAVVLAGGLVAAVGTAAQRQAVLGPLSEGASVLALAHAEPGTRWSPSASGVTATEDGGTWRLTGVKEPVLNGARADVLVVSAVVGDGTALFLVRGDAEGLTRTGYRTHDGGRAANVTLTGTPAELLGAGTADRSADVERAQALARIAYGNEAVGAMETALRTTAEYLKTRKQFGVTLNRFQALTFRAADMYVSVELARSTALWASMVADTGGDVVAAGDRVRLQTSRAGRHVGKEAIQLHGGIGVTAEYSIGHYTSRLTAIDHVLGDGDWAAARLAETVDSYPTVDPLGAPYTGAP from the coding sequence GTGGACTTCCAGTACGACAGCGAGCAGAACGACCTGCGCGAGGCCGTGCGCGGCCTCCTGCAGCGCGCCTACGGCGACCCCGAGGCCCGTCGCCGGACGGTCGCCACCGACCCGGGCTTCGACGAGAAGACCTGGGCCCGGCTGGCCGAGATGGGCGTGCTCGGACTGCCCTTCGCCGAGGACGACGGCGGCATGGGTGCCGGCCCGATCGAGGTGGGCATCGTGGCCGAGGAGATCGGCCGGGTGCTGGCACCCGAGCCCTTCGTCGAGGCCGTGGTCCTCGCCGGCGGCCTCGTCGCGGCCGTGGGCACCGCCGCGCAGCGGCAGGCGGTCCTCGGGCCCCTGTCCGAGGGCGCGAGCGTGCTCGCCCTCGCGCACGCCGAGCCGGGCACCCGGTGGAGCCCCTCGGCCAGTGGCGTCACCGCCACCGAGGACGGCGGCACGTGGCGGCTGACGGGCGTCAAGGAGCCAGTACTCAACGGTGCCCGCGCCGACGTGCTCGTGGTGTCGGCCGTGGTCGGGGACGGCACCGCGCTGTTCCTCGTCCGGGGCGACGCCGAGGGCCTGACCCGCACCGGCTACCGCACCCACGACGGCGGCCGCGCGGCGAACGTGACCCTCACCGGCACCCCGGCCGAGCTGCTCGGCGCGGGCACCGCCGACCGCAGCGCCGACGTCGAGCGGGCCCAGGCCCTGGCCCGGATCGCCTACGGCAACGAGGCCGTCGGCGCGATGGAGACGGCGCTGCGGACCACCGCGGAGTACCTCAAGACCCGCAAGCAGTTCGGGGTCACGCTCAACCGGTTCCAGGCGCTGACCTTCCGGGCGGCGGACATGTACGTGTCCGTGGAGCTGGCCCGCAGCACCGCGCTGTGGGCGAGCATGGTCGCCGACACCGGCGGCGACGTCGTGGCCGCGGGCGACCGCGTGCGGCTGCAGACCAGCCGTGCCGGCCGGCACGTGGGCAAGGAGGCCATCCAGCTCCACGGCGGCATCGGGGTCACCGCGGAGTACTCGATCGGCCACTACACCAGCCGGCTCACCGCGATCGACCACGTGCTCGGCGACGGCGACTGGGCCGCCGCCCGCCTGGCCGAGACCGTCGACAGCTACCCGACGGTCGACCCGCTGGGTGCGCCCTACACCGGCGCCCCCTAG
- a CDS encoding acyl-CoA dehydrogenase family protein, whose translation MRLQLSPEMEAFRDEMRTFFTTQVPAEIRDTVAARRHVGREQYVQTQRILNAAGLAVPHWPVEWGGRDWTPLQRHIWREEMQLASVPEPLAFNASMIGPVIAAFGDQEQKERFLPATANLDIWWCQGFSEPDAGSDLASLRTTAVRDGDDWVVNGQKTWTTLGQHADWIFCLVRTDPTAEKKQRGISMLVFPMDSPGVTLRPIELLDGSHEVNEVFFEDVRVPAENLIGEENRGWDYAKFLLGNERVGIARVGATKKLISQAKSLAREVTAGGRPLSEDPRLTARIAELENELVALELTALRVVANSADGKPHPASSVLKLRGSELQQAATELIVDIAGPLSLASFADGGSQVPDWARVATPEYLNYRKVSIYGGSNEVQRTIIAGTILGL comes from the coding sequence ATGCGGTTGCAGCTTTCCCCGGAGATGGAGGCCTTCCGGGATGAGATGCGCACCTTCTTCACCACCCAGGTGCCCGCGGAGATCCGCGACACCGTCGCGGCCCGCCGGCACGTGGGCCGCGAGCAGTACGTGCAGACCCAGCGGATCCTCAACGCCGCCGGCCTGGCCGTGCCGCACTGGCCGGTCGAGTGGGGCGGCCGGGACTGGACGCCGCTGCAGCGCCACATCTGGCGCGAGGAGATGCAGCTGGCCTCGGTGCCCGAGCCGCTGGCCTTCAACGCCAGCATGATCGGCCCGGTCATCGCGGCCTTCGGCGACCAGGAGCAGAAGGAGCGGTTCCTGCCGGCGACGGCGAACCTCGACATCTGGTGGTGCCAGGGCTTCTCCGAGCCCGACGCCGGCTCCGACCTCGCCTCGCTGCGCACCACCGCCGTCCGTGACGGCGACGACTGGGTGGTCAACGGCCAGAAGACCTGGACGACGCTCGGTCAGCACGCCGACTGGATCTTCTGCCTCGTCCGCACCGACCCGACCGCCGAGAAGAAGCAGCGCGGCATCTCGATGCTGGTCTTCCCGATGGACAGCCCCGGGGTGACCCTGCGGCCGATCGAGCTGCTCGACGGCAGCCACGAGGTCAACGAGGTCTTCTTCGAGGACGTCCGCGTCCCCGCCGAGAACCTCATCGGCGAGGAGAACCGCGGCTGGGACTACGCCAAGTTCCTGCTCGGCAACGAGCGCGTGGGCATCGCCCGCGTCGGCGCCACCAAGAAGCTGATCTCCCAGGCGAAGTCCCTCGCCCGCGAGGTCACCGCGGGCGGCCGCCCGCTGTCGGAGGACCCGCGGCTGACCGCGCGCATCGCCGAGCTCGAGAACGAGCTGGTGGCCCTCGAGCTCACCGCGCTGCGCGTCGTCGCCAACTCCGCCGACGGCAAGCCGCACCCGGCCTCGTCGGTGCTCAAGCTGCGCGGCTCGGAGCTGCAGCAGGCCGCGACCGAGCTGATCGTCGACATCGCCGGCCCGCTCTCCCTGGCCTCGTTCGCCGACGGCGGCTCCCAGGTGCCCGACTGGGCCCGCGTGGCCACGCCGGAGTACCTCAACTACCGCAAGGTGTCGATCTACGGCGGGTCGAACGAGGTCCAGCGCACCATCATCGCCGGCACGATCCTGGGGCTGTGA